A section of the Styela clava chromosome 9, kaStyClav1.hap1.2, whole genome shotgun sequence genome encodes:
- the LOC144427226 gene encoding uncharacterized protein LOC144427226, whose amino-acid sequence MECINNIQLLSRSKAEVRDANIGSLGGSPQYPAIGGTGEQASLAWIGEETPERSEVPALCGPEQRPALPWHEEEREVLNPVVNSASHEPLPLPDTEPHESLPMNEESQQRVTQVPTNEPVLDAVKPMKRRSRKDRPSVQFSSQHEEDEKSFVGEDIDVTIPKVVDFHSTVSSASREPILLPTAKLQASLPMSEEVQERVIQLPPKPKPKRRKSRKDRPSVQFLHQIEEEERSSVGEDVTILKVVGSSTPPQSPPPTQDVQQEIPLQEILEHQQKRGLSSGARPKTTGSRKPTTQPNPTLRSTSSRHQRNNGLLKENTKDDTKSEGAAVEERYSSGQDETSEDEFDGVSFEETDSDSEISNLIRDFIEFQKSESDKKSKRNTDRKKFRDRKITDAYQTLDTSRSRRRNESRFSSANYIRSKSTDAIFLSRLNETSETADSKDSLPSTDFTEESDSESALSSIIKGLMAYRKYKSDTKTSRKIGRREFEDRFTTGNPAESQERRVSLDPKRKMKGPTDQREWNDIELHPDKRNKRDKLLQTDNCDEDYETSVLQMTKMYNEERDIQTSTKFKSIRPLIDVFWTKILSKMIMKGYENHLGAPEKLWSNLANQISSDRGVETIIKLYKSKVKEVIKLGRKLVFENKYIHAMVAFYAASKLYQQSDRLDKSKEGIWTCFMEASNVTVNLSTNLQSHVIPLMREMIDLSKLYQSPSQIADELIIKSREYTPYFEVKHSSTAVLALLITAQLHKERNAGDESVHGILSSIEQISLIMEAKVSWGDTRALRFVIPFLLKMTDFLRLIQISNYNQFINEIQTEALKFESENKFISSVVLFYVAAKLHQLNNKGDESVMGIKQSVQQIRWLVGKMAQQDLMKRVVKDHVTPLMHEMIKFLQLIQDMGHKVRVEEEAWCLFDISLCHGYCNQLEEYAITIESAIELMKRDLGEEAQTYRIYGHCLHYAGYAHERMGNINEAIEMYNMSLEALMDAKDYPSGEVKNSDVEYVIHSLKSAGSKLHN is encoded by the exons atggaatgtataaataatattcaactattaTCCAGATCTAAAGCGGAAGTAAGAGACGCCAACATCGGATCACTTGGTG GATCACCGCAATATCCCGCAATAGGTGGCACAGGAGAACAAGCATCCCTAGCCTGGATTGGTGAGGAAACTCCTGAAAGGTCTGAGGTACCTGCATTATGTGGCCCAGAACAACGACCTGCTTTACCTTGGCATGAGGAAGAAAGAGAAG TTCTTAATCCTGTTGTAAATTCGGCCAGCCATGAACCACTTCCACTGCCTGATACAGAACCACACGAATCACTTCCAATGAACGAAGAATCACAACAAAGAGTAACGCAAGTGCCAACCAATGAGCCAGTGCTTGATGCAGTAAAACCAATGAAACGTAGAAGTAGGAAAG ATCGACCATCCGTGCAATTTTCATCTCAACATGAAGAAGATGAGAAAAGTTTTGTTGGTGAAGATATCGATGTGACAATTCCTAAAGTTGTTG ATTTTCACTCGACTGTAAGTTCGGCCAGCCGTGAACCCATTTTACTGCCTACAGCAAAATTACAGGCATCACTCCCCATGAGCGAAGAAGTGCAAGAGAGAGTGATCCAATTACCACCCAAACCAAAACCAAAAAGACGTAAAAGCAGAAAAG ATCGACCTTCCGTGcaatttttacatcaaattgaaGAAGAGGAGAGAAGCTCTGTTGGTGAAGATGTAACAATTCTTAAAGTTGTTG gCAGTTCTACACCACCTCAAAGTCCACCACCTACTCAAGATGTGCAGCAAGAAATTCCGCTCCAAGAAATATTGGAACATCAACAGAAACGTGGTTTGTCATCAGGAGCAAGACCTAAAACTACAG GTTCTAGAAAACCGACAACGCAACCAAATCCAACATTACGATCAACATCTTCTCGACATCAAAGAAATAACGGGCTTTTGAAAGAAAATACAAAAGATGATACAAAATCAGAAG GTGCCGCTGTTGAAGAAAGATATTCATCAGGACAAGATGAAACTAGTGAAGATGAATTTGATGGGGTTTCGTTTGAAG AAACCGACAGTGACAGTGAAATATCCAACCTTATCAGAGATTTTATCGAATTTCAAAAAAGTGAATCTGACAAGAAATCGAAAAGAAATACAGACAGAAAAAAATTCCGAG ATCGAAAAATTACGGATGCCTATCAAACACTCGACACATCGAGATCTCGGCGAAGAAATGAAAGTCGGTTTTCATCTGCGAATTATATAAGATCGAAAAGCACAG ATGCCATATTTTTATCAAGATTGAATGAAACAAGCGAAACAGCTGATAGTAAAGATTCATTACCATCCACTGATTTTACGGAAG AAAGCGACAGTGAAAGCGCGTTATCGAGCATTATCAAAGGCTTGATGGCATATCGAAAATACAAGTCTGATACAAAGACTTCAAGAAAAATAGGAAGAAGGGAATTTGAAG ACCGGTTCACAACTGGCAATCCCGCTGAATCACAAGAGCGTCGAGTGAGCCTCGAtccaaaaagaaaaatgaaggGCCCAACAGATCAAAGAGAATGGAACGATATAGAATTACATCCAGATAAACGCAATAAGAGAGACAAACTTTTACAAACGGATAACTGTGATGAAGATTATGAGACTTCAGTCTTACAAATGACTAAGATGTACAATGAAGAACGGGATATACAAACATCAACAAAGTTTAAGTCTATCCGACCGTTAATTGATGTTTTTTGGACAAAAATATTAAGCAAAATGATAATGAAAGGTTACGAAAACCACCTCGGGGCTCCGGAAAAACTGTGGTCAAATCTCGCAAACCAAATTTCTAGCGACAGAGGGGTAGAAACAATAATAAAACTGTACAAGTCAAAAGTTAAAGAAGTCATTAAACTAGGAAGaaaacttgtttttgaaaataaatatatacacgCCATGGTTGCATTTTACGCAGCTTCTAAGCTTTATCAACAAAGTGATAGACTAGACAAATCGAAAGAAGGTATATGGACGTGTTTCATGGAAGCGAGCAACGTTACAGTCAATTTATCAACAAACCTACAAAGTCACGTGATTCCACTCATGCGAGAAATGATTGATCTTTCAAAACTATATCAAAGTCCAAGCCAAATAGCAGACGAACTGATAATTAAATCAAGAGAGTACACACCGTACTTCGAAGTAAAACATTCAAGTACAGCCGTACTTGCATTACTCATCACAGCTCAACTGCACAAAGAGAGGAATGCAGGCGATGAGTCGGTTCATGGTATTTTATCATCCATTGAACAAATAAGCCTCATCATGGAAGCAAAGGTAAGCTGGGGAGATACAAGAGCATTGAGATTCGTGATACCTTTCTTGCTCAAAATGACTGATTTCCTTAGACTTATTCAAATATCAAACTACAATCAGTTTATCAATGAAATACAAACTGAAGCATTGAAATTCGAGTCagaaaataagtttatttcatcTGTAGTTTTATTCTACGTCGCTGCCAAACTACATCAACTCAATAATAAGGGAGATGAATCGGTGATGGGAATTAAACAATCTGTTCAACAAATACGATGGCTGGTTGGAAAGATGGCACAACaagatttaatgaaaagggTTGTTAAAGATCACGTGACaccactcatgcatgaaatgaTAAAGTTTTTGCAACTTATCCAAGATATGGGTCACAAAGTAAGAGTAGAGGAAGAAGCTTGGTGTTTATTCGACATCAGTTTATGCCATGGTTACTGCAATCAACTTGAAGAATATGCGATCACGATCGAATCTGCAATCGAACTCATGAAAAGAGATTTAGGAGAAGAAGCTCAAACGTATCGAATATATGGACATTGTCTCCATTATGCAGGATACGCTCATGAGAGAATGGGAAATATAAATGAAGCGATTGAAATGTATAATATGTCGTTGGAAGCATTGATGGATGCCAAAGATTATCCAAGTGGTGAAGTGAAGAATAGCGATGTTGAATATGTAATACATAGTTTGAAATCTGCTGGATCCAAGTTGCACAATTAA
- the LOC120339518 gene encoding uncharacterized protein LOC120339518 isoform X1 has translation METFKLLFMCVGFATTVDISVKVEFRGSAVMTPYRHEETIAAKNEHELREKLAKTLENALLDKQIDEVTITTEVYHGNKVHSTQVTKFDATTPNGLDDTTLVMTSKGNDITEAVTSSATRSTTEVHDVTTATVVENVLTTRSITSIASPQLFQQSTSSVNTEKCGVVYSSKCFRAIVYDKWNVTLSVAKSLCENKLANIYNVTHLNLLKEYLRTMISDGREWIVVHTGMTYKDERLYSTNDQVVSLPEQVWSPKYPLASSSGTTVVVRVDRNPDSRWQGIGNVLSHHPFRGAICENEL, from the exons ATGGAAACATTTAAGCTGCTGTTCATGTGCGTTGGATTCGCCACGACAG TCGATATTTCTGTGAAAGTGGAATTCAGAGGCAGTGCTGTGATGACGCCATACCGCCATGaggaaacgatcgcg GCAAAGAATGAGCATG AATTGAGAGAGAAATTGGCTAAAACGCTGGAAAACGCGTTGCTGGATAAACAGATAGATGAAGTCACCATAACAACCGAAGTTTACCATGGCAACAAGGTTCATTCAACCCAAGTCACTAAGTTTGACGCAACAACTCCAAATGGACTGGATGACACGACTCTCGTTATGACCTCTAAGGGAAATGACATCACTGAAGCCGTTACGTCATCCGCAACAAGAAGTACTACGGAAGTTCATGACGTCACAACCGCAACTGTGGTTGAAAACGTGTTAACAACTCGATCGATCACATCCATTGCTTCCCCTCAATTGTTCCAGCAGTCGACTTCGTCTGTGAACACAG AAAAGTGCGGCGTCGTTTACAGTTCGAAATGTTTTCGAGCGATCGTTTATGATAAGTGGAACGTCACTTTAAGCGTTGCTAAATCTCTTTGTGAAAACAAGCTGGCTAATATTTATAACGTCACACACCTCAACCTGTTGAAAGAGTATTTACGCACAATGATTTCTGATGGGCGAGAATGGATTGTAGTTCATACTGGAATGACTTACAAG gaTGAAAGACTTTACTCGACGAATGATCAAGTTGTATCTCTGCCAGAACAAGTTTGGTCTCCAAAATATCCACTTGCCTCTTCATCGGGAACAACTGTTGTTGTTCGTGTTGATCGAAACCCAGATTCACGGTGGCAAGGGATTGGGAATGTTCTTTCTCACCATCCATTTCGGGGAGCcatctgtgaaaatgaattataa